The DNA region CGGGATTTCAGGATGTACTCGTAAATTTTTGGACGCAATTTCGTACTTGGGAAATCCTGCAGAACATTATCAAACGCTACATTTGCCGCTCGGTAGTCTGCCATTTTGTAGTACTGTCGCGCGTTTTCGTACGCTTTGAATTCCAGTTTATAGGTAAGCTCGTCGATCAGCTCATTGATGTTCTTTGCCTTTTCAGAGTTCGGATAATTGTTCAGGAAATTCTGCAGTTCATTGATGGCGAGTTCCGTGCTGCTTTGGTCAAGATTGTAATCCATCGAACCTTGGTAATAGCACAATGCCGACATATAGGCAGCATCTTCCGCGCGTTTGTCTTGAGGGAAAGTTACCGCAAAATTCTTGAATTGGTGACCTGCAAGTTTGTAGTTTTTGTCGTAATAATTGGCATAAGCCGAATTGTAAACCACATTCGGCGCATCGTCGGTTCCCGCAACAAGGTTGGAAAGACGCTCGTAAAGCGCCAAAGCATTCCGCCATTTTTTCTTCTCGAAATTTTCGTTGGCAACTTTCAGGATATAGTCTTTGTCCGCACTTTTCATTGCACGTTCCTGCTGTTTGTTACAGCCCGACAAAAAGAAAAGTGAAACCAGTACGATCAGTAAATTTTTCATAGATAAATTCATGCAGAAAGGATTCTGCGGTTCAGTTTGCAAAAATATAATTTTTTTGCCAATACGCTTTTATTTATGATTATTTAACTAATTGGCTAATTCGGTTGATATCCCAATGTCGAAAACACCGTCACCAAAAGACTTGCGAGAATTTTCTTTTCTGCTTCCTGCAGGTAGTTTTCTTCTTTTCCGGGAACGTACAAGCTGTAGAAGTTTTTGTTCCTAATGGCAAAAAGCGCGGATCCGATGATCAGCGTGAGCAAATCCTCTGGTTTTGGAGCGTGGTGGAAAACTCCCGAAGCAATTCCCTTCTTGGTGACATCGTCGATTTTATGGGTGAAAGTGTTGTAGAAGTCGAGCAAATCTTCTTTAAGGTGTTCGGTATGCCGAAGTTCCTGGGTTACAAAACCGTGGAAGTAGTTGAACTTGAAAAGTTGGTTCACCACATATTTTACCAGTTCCTTCATCTGCATTTCGGGTTTGCCTTCCTTGATGGTTTCGGCAAATTCGGCAAAGCTTTCGCGGGTTTTCTGCACACGGTATTGGTACAGGTGCGACATCATTTTTTCCTTGGAACCGAAATAGTAGGAAATCATCGCGACATTGATGTTTGCCTTGGTCGAAATATCGCGAACCGACGTTCCTTCAAAGCCCTTTTTCGCAATCAGCTTTTCGGCAACATCTAATATATGGATCTGTTTTTCAGTGAATTTCTTTTTCATCTCGAGTTTACTTGTAGTAAAGTTAGAAATTATTAACAAATTTTAAAACATATGTTTAATAATTTTGGTCATGTTTTTTAATAATTTTGAGAATGCATTTTTTTGACTTTCACCACCATGATCCCAGAAAAACTTTCGGAATTTATAATCTGAAGTTTGGTGAAAATATTCCCGACCATTTCTTTTCCGCAGGAATTCATCCCGATTCTATCTCAGAAAATATTGAAGGATATTTTCTTTGGCTTAATGAAATTATTAATAACAGAAACTGCGTTGCCATCGGAGAATGTGGTTTGGATGGCTTGATCGATGTCGATGAAAAACTGCAGCGGGAAGTTTTCGAAAGGCAGATTTTTTTGGCAAATGAAGTTCAGAAACCCATCATCATTCATTGTGTGAAAAGGTTTTCCCAGCTGATTCCTTTTAGAAAAAAAGCGAAAGTCCCGATGATTGTACACGGTTTCAACAAACGGAAAACCATCGGTGATGAATTGCTGAAAAACGATTTCTGTTTAAGTTTTGGAAAGTCTGTGCTCCATAATGTAAATTTGCAGGATTTTGTAAATGAATTTCCCACCGAAAAACTTTTTCTGGAAACCGATTCCGCCAGTTTTGAGCTTGAAGATTTGTATCTGAAAGTCGCCGAACTGAAAAATATGGAACCCGAAAACCTGAAAATGCAGATCATCAAGAATTTAAAATCCATCCACATTTCCTTAACTCAATGAAAAAAAACTGGCTCGAACGAACTGAACTTCTCATCAAAGAAAGCAACATCCAAAAACTGAAAAATGCCAATCTTCTGGTCATCGGTTTGGGTGGAGTAGGTTCTTTTGCCGCAGAATTTTTGGCGAGAGCCGGTGTCGGAAAAATGACGATCATAGATGGCGATGTGGTGGATGAAACCAATATCAACCGACAGCTTCCGGCGCTGCAAAGCACGATCGGTAAAGCGAAAGCCGATATTATGGAACAGCGGCTTCTTGACATTAATCCAGAACTGCAACTGGCGAAAAGAAACGAATTCCTGAATCCCGAAAATATGGAGGAAATCCTGGAGTCGGAAAAATTCGATTACGTTCTGGACTGTATCGACAGCGTAACTCCGAAGATCACACTGATCAAAACTGCCCGCAGAAAAAAGATCAAAATCATCAGCTGCATGGGAGCAGGCGGAAAAATTGATCCCTCGAAAGTGATGGTGCGCGACATTAGCAAAACCCATAACTGCTTCCTCGCGAAACAGGTTCGTAAACGGTTGAAAAAGGACAATATCCACAAAGGTTTTCGGTGCGTTTTCTCGAACGAGATTCAAAATGAAGAAAGCTTGAAAATGACCGACGGAACCAATTTCAAGAAATCCTTTTACGGAACCATTAGTTTTATTCCCGCCATTTTCGGTCTTTACGCAGCGGCGGAAGTCATTAACTATTTAATAAAAAAGTCGGATGAGGGAAGTCCGAAGTCGGAGGAAGATTAGGATTAAGAGAATTCAAAAAAATTCTTATTCTCCCGAAAGTTATCGGGATGTGGTTAAAAAATAGCAACTTAGCCAGTAAAATAATTTGGACCAGAAATACCCTAAAAACGAGAAGCTTAAACAGAAGCGCGAAATCGATTTGCTTTTTAACAAAGGCAAATGGCATTCCTGTGGAAATCTGCGGATCATCACGCTCGATTTTGATGCAAAAGCGCAGGAAAACTTCACGCTCGAAAATCAGAAAGTTGGGGTTTCCGTTTCCAAAAGAAACTTCAAAAAAGCGGTGGATCGAAATCGCATCAAGCGACTGCTGCGCGAAGCTTACCGACTGAATAAGACAGTCTTTACTTCAAAATTCGGAACGCACTCATTGTCAATGCTTTTTTGGATCTCGAAAAATATTCCGCAAAATTTTTCAGAGGTTGAAAAAGAATTTCTAAAACTCTGTGAATCAAAAAAATAAAATTCAAAGCTTGTAGATTTTTTTGAATAAACCTGAATTTCGTTACCCTAACCCTAAAGGGGAGAAATTCAGGTTTATTCTTAGGGAATTTTCCTTCCTTTAGGGAAGGGATAAAGAAAATTACCGTGATCAAAATCCCGCCAACAAAATCCAAACAAAACCTAATTTGTAGCACGTTTTTTGTAAATTTGGTTTGCGAATAAACTAAAAACTTCAAAAAAAATGTTAGACAATATTCCTTATCTACCCTATATTCTCAGTGCGTTCATCGGTGTCGGATTAGCTGCTGCAACAGGATTTCGAGTTTTTCTCCCCATGTTTGCGGTGAGTTTGGCTTCTTATATGGGCTGGATTCCTATGAACGAAAGTTTCCAGTGGCTTTCAGGTTTGCCAACGCTGATTACGACGGGAATTGCGACGGTCGTAGAAATCTTCGCCTACTACATTCCGTTTGTTGACCATATTTTAGACACGCTTTCTGTTCCGCTAGCAACAATCGCAGGTTCGGTGATGTTTGCAAGTCAGTTTGCCGACATCGGAACTTTTCCGCAATGGGCTTTAGCATTAATTGCAGGTGGTGGAACTGCCGCCGCAATAAGTTCGGGATTTGCGGGAACACGCGCCGCTTCTACTGCGACAACGGGCGGTTTGGGGAATTCTGTCGTCGCGACTACTGAAACAGCGGGAGCAGGAATCATGTCGTTTCTGGCAATGGCTGCACCGATTATCGCGTTTATCTGCGCCATTATTCTGATCGTCGTGGTACTGGTTTTAGGCAGAAAAATCTGGCAGAAATTCCGTAACTTCAATTCCGACCGAAGCAAGAAAACAATTGATGTGGAAGCGGTTGAAAGGCGGAACATCGAATGACGTTCTGAACCGAAACCGAATAACTACTTTTGAAAAAACATTTTCACAGCAACCACCACCATCAGGATCGCAAAGACTTTTCGTAAAGTTTCCTGCGAAAGTGTGATCGCGGTTTTGCTGCCGAGATAACTTCCGAGAACAAATCCGCAACAAAGAACCAGCGCGGTTTTGATGTCCACATTCCCAGTTTTGTAATAATTCATCACGCCGAAAATTCCCACAGGAATCATTAGGAGCGCGAGTGTCGTTCCCTGCGCTTTGTGTTGCGTGAAGCCGAAAAGCAAGACCAGAACGGGCACCATCACGATTCCGCCGCCGATTCCGACCAAGCCACTTAAATATCCTGCGAGTAAACCAAGAAGTATGATTCCGATGATGATGGTTGGTTCCATTTTCATTAGGGTTTGTTTTGTCTTAAATCTTTGATTTCCTGAATTTTATCTGCGAATAATTCCTTTTTTTCGGGATGTTTTTCAGATAAGGTTTCGTATGCTTTAATCGCTTTGGAATACAGTTTCTGCTCCACATACAGATTCGCCAAAGTTTCCGTCATCAGGTGCGAAATATTGTCTCCTTTGTCCTTAACCACAAAATCGGAATCTTCCTTGAGTTTGGAGATTTTCGGTTCGTTTTCGATGAAAGTGTCAATCAGCTGATTCTTTTTTTCTTCCGCGGAAACGGTTGGCTGTTCCTCGGTTTTGGTTCGGTCGATTTTCAGCCAGTTTTGCCAGGTGTTGATGAACACGGGAACATTGCTTTCTTTTGAAGTTGGTTGATTATCAGCGGGTTCTGTGGTTTTCTCTTCCTCCTGTGTGAATGTCGAAACCTCTTTCCCAAAAAATGAAACATTGAGCGCAGGAATTTCTTCCTTGATATTCTGTTTAGTTTCAACAACGTCTTTTTTCACTTCGGCGGAAGGAATTTCTTCAGATGCTATTTTCTTCTCCGCAGGTTTTTCTTTTTTCTGGTCAATCAATGAATCAGGTAGATTGGAAGAGAGCTGCATCGGTTTCCAAACCGGTTTTTCGGAAGTTTCTTGTGGTTGTATCTGAATTTCCTCTTTTTCAGGTTCAATTTTTTCTGAAGCAGGAATATTGGTTTTTTCTTCGGTAATTTCCTCTATTTCAGTAATTTCTGGTTGTGGAACACTTTCAGTTTTTTCTTCCGACACAGGGGTTTCAACATTTTTCTTGTTCGAATCATCCACAACGAACGATTCGGTTTCCGCAAAATTGATGTCGGTATTTTGAATCGGTTCTTCTACGGGTTTAACTTTTTCTTTTTTCGCAGCTTTCATTTTTGCTTCAACTTCCGCGATCAGTCTCTGCATTTCCTCTTCGTGTCGGTTTGGAGCTGGTTTAGGTAAAGGGATTTTTGTTACTGATGAATCCTTACTTTCAATTTTTACTTGAGGCAGAAAATCATCCATCCCGTGGAAATTGACGTCGGCAGTATTTTCGACCAACTTTTCATTTTCGGAAATTTTCTCTTCATTAATAAGGGTTTCTTTCGAGAAATCTTCAGCGTCGGGAGTTTCTGTAAACTCTGTTTCTTCAACCTTTTCAGAAATTTCCTTGGAATGATTTTCATTAATGTCCTCAGCTTTTTCAGGAATTTCGATTATGGGTTCTTCCGTTTTCTGGGTAACCAAAACACCTGATTCCATCGTAGATTCCAGGTCGATGATTTCTGGTTTTCGGTCCATAAAGTCTTCTTCGCCTTCATACAAAATTCGGTTCAGCTCACCGTTTACAAACACAGGTTTTGGCTTCGGAATTTCTTCGTGCGGAACTTGTGCAACAGGTTCTGCAATCGGCGAAACAGAATCTTCCGAAATTTTTGTTTCGGCGATCGATTCCGTTTCCACAACGGGCTCCACATTTTTATTGATAAAGCGGTAGAGGATTTTTTTATCGGTGGTAAAAGCGGCGGTTTCCGAAAGTTTTGCGGAATAGCTTTCTCGCTCAAAAAGATGTGTTCCGTACAGATGCAGCGCGCGAAAACTCTGAACATACGGAGTTTTTGCAATTTCATTTTCCAGCAGTTTTAAATCTGCGGGCTGAAAAAGGTCGGGGTTTTTGATCAGTTCTAAAACTCTTGCGTTCATTTTACCAGTTGGCTACAATATCGTTAAAAATTTTGTTGATGATTCTGTCGTTCACCACTTTCACTTGTGAGGTTTCTATCGTGTTGATATCTAAATCGCTGCTGAAAACGGCTTCATCCGAATACGTTCTGTCGAAGCTTTTGTTGGGCTCGATTTTGTTTTCGTAATGCACCTTCACCGTGATGGTCAGTTTGTTTTGTGCTGCCTGAATATTTCCACCGGGAGCATTTACCGCCGATGAAATCGTGGTCGGCGTGATCGAGTAGTCGGTAATTTCACCTTCGATCAGGATGTCGGGATTTTCCTTGGTTCCCTTTAAAGTGGTTCTCTGCAAAAACCTGTTCTGGATCGCGGTCGAAAATTCCTGTGCCAAATTCGGATTCACCAAAGCGGCGTTATTCGGAAACTCGCTGATCTGGATGGTTTTTGTCTCAGGACT from Chryseobacterium suipulveris includes:
- a CDS encoding outer membrane protein assembly factor BamD; amino-acid sequence: MKNLLIVLVSLFFLSGCNKQQERAMKSADKDYILKVANENFEKKKWRNALALYERLSNLVAGTDDAPNVVYNSAYANYYDKNYKLAGHQFKNFAVTFPQDKRAEDAAYMSALCYYQGSMDYNLDQSSTELAINELQNFLNNYPNSEKAKNINELIDELTYKLEFKAYENARQYYKMADYRAANVAFDNVLQDFPSTKLRPKIYEYILKSRYELAVNSVYDLKKDRIENALAFTRQVEREMPNTDNAKTALDLRSKLEKEKTDFAELEKKVEARKQELLNKQKEAEAEQNAAKEKEIAEQLKRDSIKLATP
- a CDS encoding TetR/AcrR family transcriptional regulator gives rise to the protein MKKKFTEKQIHILDVAEKLIAKKGFEGTSVRDISTKANINVAMISYYFGSKEKMMSHLYQYRVQKTRESFAEFAETIKEGKPEMQMKELVKYVVNQLFKFNYFHGFVTQELRHTEHLKEDLLDFYNTFTHKIDDVTKKGIASGVFHHAPKPEDLLTLIIGSALFAIRNKNFYSLYVPGKEENYLQEAEKKILASLLVTVFSTLGYQPN
- a CDS encoding TatD family hydrolase; the protein is MHFFDFHHHDPRKTFGIYNLKFGENIPDHFFSAGIHPDSISENIEGYFLWLNEIINNRNCVAIGECGLDGLIDVDEKLQREVFERQIFLANEVQKPIIIHCVKRFSQLIPFRKKAKVPMIVHGFNKRKTIGDELLKNDFCLSFGKSVLHNVNLQDFVNEFPTEKLFLETDSASFELEDLYLKVAELKNMEPENLKMQIIKNLKSIHISLTQ
- a CDS encoding tRNA threonylcarbamoyladenosine dehydratase → MKKNWLERTELLIKESNIQKLKNANLLVIGLGGVGSFAAEFLARAGVGKMTIIDGDVVDETNINRQLPALQSTIGKAKADIMEQRLLDINPELQLAKRNEFLNPENMEEILESEKFDYVLDCIDSVTPKITLIKTARRKKIKIISCMGAGGKIDPSKVMVRDISKTHNCFLAKQVRKRLKKDNIHKGFRCVFSNEIQNEESLKMTDGTNFKKSFYGTISFIPAIFGLYAAAEVINYLIKKSDEGSPKSEED
- the rnpA gene encoding ribonuclease P protein component, producing the protein MDQKYPKNEKLKQKREIDLLFNKGKWHSCGNLRIITLDFDAKAQENFTLENQKVGVSVSKRNFKKAVDRNRIKRLLREAYRLNKTVFTSKFGTHSLSMLFWISKNIPQNFSEVEKEFLKLCESKK
- a CDS encoding DUF4126 domain-containing protein, translating into MLDNIPYLPYILSAFIGVGLAAATGFRVFLPMFAVSLASYMGWIPMNESFQWLSGLPTLITTGIATVVEIFAYYIPFVDHILDTLSVPLATIAGSVMFASQFADIGTFPQWALALIAGGGTAAAISSGFAGTRAASTATTGGLGNSVVATTETAGAGIMSFLAMAAPIIAFICAIILIVVVLVLGRKIWQKFRNFNSDRSKKTIDVEAVERRNIE
- a CDS encoding sulfite exporter TauE/SafE family protein; the encoded protein is MKMEPTIIIGIILLGLLAGYLSGLVGIGGGIVMVPVLVLLFGFTQHKAQGTTLALLMIPVGIFGVMNYYKTGNVDIKTALVLCCGFVLGSYLGSKTAITLSQETLRKVFAILMVVVAVKMFFQK
- a CDS encoding LptE family protein, giving the protein MALVSCYSFTGSSLSPETKTIQISEFPNNAALVNPNLAQEFSTAIQNRFLQRTTLKGTKENPDILIEGEITDYSITPTTISSAVNAPGGNIQAAQNKLTITVKVHYENKIEPNKSFDRTYSDEAVFSSDLDINTIETSQVKVVNDRIINKIFNDIVANW